Proteins encoded together in one Oncorhynchus mykiss isolate Arlee chromosome 7, USDA_OmykA_1.1, whole genome shotgun sequence window:
- the LOC110528256 gene encoding E3 ubiquitin-protein ligase NRDP1 isoform X2, whose amino-acid sequence MSRRSVDSGPRKKRHRLGSIPLSWVKGRTQDPLRESHIPGRTDGCSWIWGCAMGYDVTRFQGEVDEDLLCPICSGVLEEPVQAPHCEHAFCNACITQWFSQQQICPVDRSVVTLAHLRPVPRIMRNMLSKLQITCDNAGFGCTAVLRLDQLQSHLRDCQHNPKRPFQCEQGCGLEMPKDEVSSHNCIKHLRSVVQQQQGKVTDLDKTAAEHKHQLAEQKRDIQLLKAYMRAIRSANPNLQNLEETIEYNEILEWVNSLQPARVTRWGGMISTPDAVLQAVIKRSLIDSGCPPSIVNDLIENAHERNWPAGLATLETRQMNRRYYENYVAKRIPGKQAVVVMACENQHMGEDMILEPGLVMIFAHGVEEIL is encoded by the exons gctgggatctATTCctttgtcctgggtgaaaggcagaacacaggatccgcttcgggaaagtcatattcctggtcgtactgatg GTTGTAGTTGGATCTGGGGATGTGCCATGGGCTACGACGTTACCCGGTTCCAGGGGGAAGTGGATGAGGACCTGCTGTGCCCCATCTGCAGTGGAGTCCTGGAGGAGCCTGTGCAG GCCCCTCACTGCGAGCACGCCTTCTGCAATGCCTGCATCACCCAGTGGTTCTCCCAGCAGCAGATATGCCCCGTGGACCGCAGCGTGGTGACGCTGGCCCACCTGCGCCCCGTGCCTCGCATCATGCGCAACATGCTGTCCAAGCTGCAGATCACCTGCGACAACGCTGGCTTCGGTTGCACCGCCGTGCTGCGCCTCGACCAGCTGCAGTCGCACCTCAGGGACTGCCAGCACAACCCCAAGAGGCCCTTCCAGTGCGAGCAGGGCTGCGG ACTGGAGATGCCTAAAGACGAGGTGTCCAGCCACAACTGCATCAAACACCTGCGCAGCGTGGTGCAGCAACAGCAGGGCAAGGTCACCGACCTGGACAAGACTGCTGCTGAACACAAGCACCAGCTAGCAGAGcag AAACGGGACATCCAGCTGTTGAAGGCATACATGAGAGCCATCCGCAGTGCCAACCCCAACCTGCAGAACCTCGAAGAGACTATTGAGTACAATGAGATCCTGGA GTGGGTGAACTCCCTCCAGCCAGCGCGCGTCACCCGCTGGGGCGGCATGATCTCGACACCGGACGCTGTCCTCCAGGCGGTCATCAAGCGCTCACTCATTGACAGTGGCTGCCCACCTTCCATCGTCAACGACCTGATCGAGAACGCCCACGAGAGGAACTGGCCCGCTGGCCTGGCCACGCTGGAGACGCGGCAGATGAACCGGCGCTACTATGAGAATTACGTGGCCAAGCGTATCCCCGGGAAACAAGCAGTGGTGGTGATGGCCTGTGAGAACCAGCATATGGGTGAGGACATGATCCTGGAGCCAGGCCTGGTCATGATCTTCGCCCACGGGGTGGAGGAGATACTATGA
- the LOC110528256 gene encoding E3 ubiquitin-protein ligase NRDP1 isoform X3 — translation MGYDVTRFQGEVDEDLLCPICSGVLEEPVQAPHCEHAFCNACITQWFSQQQICPVDRSVVTLAHLRPVPRIMRNMLSKLQITCDNAGFGCTAVLRLDQLQSHLRDCQHNPKRPFQCEQGCGLEMPKDEVSSHNCIKHLRSVVQQQQGKVTDLDKTAAEHKHQLAEQKRDIQLLKAYMRAIRSANPNLQNLEETIEYNEILEWVNSLQPARVTRWGGMISTPDAVLQAVIKRSLIDSGCPPSIVNDLIENAHERNWPAGLATLETRQMNRRYYENYVAKRIPGKQAVVVMACENQHMGEDMILEPGLVMIFAHGVEEIL, via the exons ATGGGCTACGACGTTACCCGGTTCCAGGGGGAAGTGGATGAGGACCTGCTGTGCCCCATCTGCAGTGGAGTCCTGGAGGAGCCTGTGCAG GCCCCTCACTGCGAGCACGCCTTCTGCAATGCCTGCATCACCCAGTGGTTCTCCCAGCAGCAGATATGCCCCGTGGACCGCAGCGTGGTGACGCTGGCCCACCTGCGCCCCGTGCCTCGCATCATGCGCAACATGCTGTCCAAGCTGCAGATCACCTGCGACAACGCTGGCTTCGGTTGCACCGCCGTGCTGCGCCTCGACCAGCTGCAGTCGCACCTCAGGGACTGCCAGCACAACCCCAAGAGGCCCTTCCAGTGCGAGCAGGGCTGCGG ACTGGAGATGCCTAAAGACGAGGTGTCCAGCCACAACTGCATCAAACACCTGCGCAGCGTGGTGCAGCAACAGCAGGGCAAGGTCACCGACCTGGACAAGACTGCTGCTGAACACAAGCACCAGCTAGCAGAGcag AAACGGGACATCCAGCTGTTGAAGGCATACATGAGAGCCATCCGCAGTGCCAACCCCAACCTGCAGAACCTCGAAGAGACTATTGAGTACAATGAGATCCTGGA GTGGGTGAACTCCCTCCAGCCAGCGCGCGTCACCCGCTGGGGCGGCATGATCTCGACACCGGACGCTGTCCTCCAGGCGGTCATCAAGCGCTCACTCATTGACAGTGGCTGCCCACCTTCCATCGTCAACGACCTGATCGAGAACGCCCACGAGAGGAACTGGCCCGCTGGCCTGGCCACGCTGGAGACGCGGCAGATGAACCGGCGCTACTATGAGAATTACGTGGCCAAGCGTATCCCCGGGAAACAAGCAGTGGTGGTGATGGCCTGTGAGAACCAGCATATGGGTGAGGACATGATCCTGGAGCCAGGCCTGGTCATGATCTTCGCCCACGGGGTGGAGGAGATACTATGA